CAATTTTCAGTAGGTTTTACAGTTAAATTTGGGTTTAAAATAATAATTTATTGTAAACACATCAAGCTCATGAAAAAGATTAAAAGGGTGGTTTTAGTTGTTCTGGTCCTATGCGTAGTAGCCCTGGTTGTTGTGGTGTTAACCAACAGCAATATAACGGCTAAAACAGAGTCGGCGATTTTTACCGAACTCACCGATGTGCCAAGAACCAAGGTAGCCATTATTTTTGGTGCTGGTATCAATGGTGATCAGCCAAGTAGGTATCTGAAAGATAGACTCGATGCCGGGATTTCGTTGTATAAAAACCACAAAGTGGATAAAATATTGTTGTCAGGAGACAACGGAAGAGACGAGTACGATGAGCTTAGCGTAATGAAGTTGTACTGTCAGAAAAATGGTATCGATACCACAAAAATTTACATCGATTATGCTGGGTTCGATAGCTACTCGACCATGTACCGGGCAAAATATATATTTAATGTTGATACGGCAATTTTGGTATCTCAAAAATATCATCTAAATAGATGTGTTTATCTGGGTGATAAATTGGGCATAAAATCATTCGGTTATAGTGCGGATCGAGGAGTTTATCAGGGATATAAATACTATGCATTTAGAGAAAAACTATCGGTTGCGAAAGCCGTTTTGGATATCATGAGAAATAGAAAACCAAAGTATTTAGGTAAGCAGGTTGATGTAAACGGAACATCGAATTATACGAAAGAATAAGTTATAAGATTTTGTAGGCCCGATTGTATTTGATAAACCAATTTCCGATAGCTTAAAAAGGGCTTGTAATGATGGCTGTACTTACATAATGTAAATGATAGGCTTGCGTTGGAATATGGTGGTGTCGCGATAGGAAATCAATGCTTTTATAATTTAGAATAGGTAGAAAGGACACGCT
The Sphingobacterium multivorum genome window above contains:
- a CDS encoding SanA/YdcF family protein, which encodes MKKIKRVVLVVLVLCVVALVVVVLTNSNITAKTESAIFTELTDVPRTKVAIIFGAGINGDQPSRYLKDRLDAGISLYKNHKVDKILLSGDNGRDEYDELSVMKLYCQKNGIDTTKIYIDYAGFDSYSTMYRAKYIFNVDTAILVSQKYHLNRCVYLGDKLGIKSFGYSADRGVYQGYKYYAFREKLSVAKAVLDIMRNRKPKYLGKQVDVNGTSNYTKE